The following proteins are encoded in a genomic region of Corallococcus soli:
- a CDS encoding phytoene desaturase family protein: MSDTWYDAVVVGAGFGGLATARELCRRGARVALCEALNYPGGCASTFRRGGYGFESGATLFSGFDAHQLFGRWIREDSLDVTVDWLDPLVEMRAPGLRLPVHRDRARLIDAFLAMPGAPVEPLRRFFRLQARAADALWPLFDDPDLLPPLNVKSLLRHTGRAWTYAPLARWLGRPLGAVLAHHGLEHFTPLRTYLDALCQITVQCSAAEAEAPFAFAAMDYYWRGTGHVRGGIGRLATALTKAIQARGGDVLLANRVRALTPVDGGWRVTARRGELLARHVVANVLPQDLRSLLDVPEGRLPRVDALARRVADGWGAAMLYLVVRPPEGDSGSAHHLELVRDAGAAFTEGNHLFASMSGLSDTGHARPGQRTVTVSTHVPLKKLAGLSAEAQGPYFTDLHARMREGLEALAPEWMGNVVHAMTGSPRTFQRFTLREAGAVGGVPRRAGLDNYRTLGPFQAQRGLWLVGDSVFPGQSTLATAVGGVRTAASIAAAR, encoded by the coding sequence ATGTCGGACACCTGGTACGACGCAGTGGTGGTGGGCGCGGGATTCGGTGGACTCGCCACGGCGCGGGAGCTGTGTCGCCGGGGCGCTCGCGTGGCGCTGTGCGAGGCCCTCAACTACCCGGGCGGCTGTGCGAGCACCTTCCGCCGTGGCGGTTACGGCTTCGAGTCCGGCGCCACGCTGTTCTCCGGCTTCGACGCGCATCAGCTCTTCGGCCGGTGGATCCGCGAGGACTCGCTGGACGTGACGGTGGACTGGTTGGATCCGCTGGTGGAGATGCGCGCGCCGGGACTGCGCCTGCCCGTGCACCGGGACCGGGCGCGGCTCATCGACGCCTTCCTCGCCATGCCGGGCGCACCGGTGGAGCCCCTGCGGCGCTTCTTCAGGCTCCAGGCGAGGGCGGCCGACGCGCTGTGGCCCCTGTTCGATGATCCGGACCTGTTGCCCCCGCTGAACGTGAAGTCCCTGCTGCGGCACACGGGGCGCGCGTGGACGTATGCGCCGCTCGCGCGCTGGCTGGGCCGGCCGCTGGGCGCGGTGCTGGCGCATCACGGGCTCGAGCACTTCACCCCGCTGCGCACCTACCTGGACGCGCTCTGTCAAATCACCGTGCAGTGTTCCGCGGCGGAGGCGGAGGCCCCCTTCGCGTTCGCGGCGATGGACTACTACTGGCGCGGCACGGGGCACGTTCGGGGTGGCATTGGAAGGTTGGCGACGGCGCTCACGAAGGCCATCCAGGCCCGGGGCGGCGACGTGCTCCTGGCCAACCGGGTGCGCGCGCTGACGCCCGTGGACGGCGGCTGGCGGGTGACGGCGCGCCGGGGTGAGTTGCTCGCGCGGCACGTGGTGGCCAACGTGCTGCCGCAGGACCTGCGCTCGCTGCTGGACGTGCCCGAAGGACGCCTGCCCCGCGTGGACGCGCTCGCCCGGCGCGTGGCCGACGGATGGGGCGCGGCGATGCTGTACCTCGTGGTGCGTCCGCCCGAGGGTGACTCCGGAAGCGCGCACCACCTGGAGCTGGTGCGGGATGCCGGCGCGGCCTTCACGGAGGGCAACCACCTGTTCGCGTCCATGAGCGGGCTCTCCGATACGGGGCACGCGCGGCCGGGACAGCGCACGGTGACGGTGTCCACGCACGTGCCGCTGAAGAAGCTTGCGGGCCTGTCGGCGGAAGCGCAGGGGCCCTACTTCACCGACCTGCATGCCCGGATGCGCGAAGGCCTGGAGGCGCTGGCCCCCGAGTGGATGGGCAACGTGGTGCACGCGATGACGGGCTCGCCGCGCACGTTCCAGCGCTTCACGTTGCGGGAGGCCGGCGCGGTGGGCGGCGTGCCCCGGCGCGCGGGCCTGGACAACTACCGCACGCTGGGCCCCTTCCAGGCACAGCGCGGCCTGTGGCTGGTGGGGGACTCGGTGTTCCCGGGCCAGAGCACCCTGGCCACGGCGGTGGGCGGCGTGCGCACGGCGGCGAGCATCGCGGCGGCGCGTTGA
- a CDS encoding energy transducer TonB translates to MFESVIERRGLRSGRFGTGAWVSIGVHAGLLGLVLFISGHPPEPVEVEPTIVFRQPAIRKGVKQAAQPKPAAATPAAPKPKPRTDRIPRNPRPMPTTLPEPKPDTTPEPTSVADATTTDATTGTDSTEPVGDPDGDPNSTSPIGAIGVPDLPSQAPTGTDVVAFGAGMSRPQMLSGAQFGYTREAQLAGVEGVVTAKCVITAEGNVRDCRIIKGLPHMNDAVLSALYSRRYQPMTFQGRPVNVSYTFNINLRMPR, encoded by the coding sequence ATGTTTGAGTCGGTCATCGAACGGCGGGGGTTGCGCTCGGGACGGTTCGGCACGGGCGCGTGGGTGTCCATCGGCGTGCACGCGGGGCTCCTGGGCCTGGTGCTCTTCATCTCCGGGCATCCGCCCGAGCCCGTCGAAGTGGAGCCGACGATCGTCTTCCGCCAGCCCGCCATCCGCAAGGGCGTGAAGCAGGCCGCGCAGCCCAAGCCGGCCGCCGCCACCCCGGCGGCCCCGAAGCCCAAGCCGCGCACTGACCGCATCCCGCGCAACCCCAGGCCGATGCCCACCACGCTCCCGGAGCCGAAGCCGGACACCACGCCGGAGCCGACGTCGGTGGCGGACGCGACGACCACGGACGCGACCACGGGCACGGACTCCACGGAGCCGGTGGGAGACCCGGACGGGGATCCGAACAGCACCAGCCCCATCGGCGCCATCGGGGTGCCGGACCTCCCGTCCCAGGCCCCCACCGGCACGGACGTGGTCGCCTTCGGCGCCGGCATGTCCCGGCCGCAGATGCTGAGCGGGGCGCAGTTCGGCTACACGCGGGAGGCGCAGCTGGCGGGCGTGGAGGGCGTGGTCACCGCGAAGTGCGTCATCACCGCGGAAGGCAATGTGCGGGACTGCCGGATCATCAAGGGTCTGCCGCACATGAATGACGCCGTGCTCTCCGCGCTCTATTCGCGGCGGTATCAGCCGATGACGTTCCAGGGCCGCCCGGTGAACGTGTCGTACACGTTCAACATCAACCTCCGGATGCCCCGGTAG
- a CDS encoding response regulator transcription factor, protein MTMTPPPTTRPSILIVEDDANLRLGLRDNLRDEGYEVADAASAKDAGPLLQGRSYDLLILDVMLPGEDGYSFCRRLRSEGVKSMVLMLTARSLEDDLVRGFEAGAQDYLTKPYRLRELLARVRALVRRAGTAPPQVMTFGAFTLDLGRRAVLRADGSEVDLTRTEFDLLAFLLRHRDRALPRGEILDAVWGRDVIVDPRTVDNFVSNLKKKLGWTSVSGFTIHTLRGVGYRMEVPGASPS, encoded by the coding sequence ATGACGATGACGCCACCCCCCACCACCCGCCCCTCCATCCTCATCGTCGAGGACGACGCCAACCTGCGCCTGGGCCTGCGCGACAACCTGCGCGACGAGGGCTACGAGGTGGCGGACGCCGCGTCCGCGAAGGACGCGGGGCCGCTGCTCCAGGGGCGCTCGTACGATCTGCTCATCCTGGACGTGATGCTGCCGGGCGAGGACGGCTACAGCTTCTGTCGCCGGCTGCGCTCCGAGGGCGTCAAGAGCATGGTGCTGATGCTCACCGCGCGCTCGCTGGAGGACGACCTGGTGCGCGGCTTCGAGGCGGGCGCGCAGGACTACCTCACCAAGCCGTACCGGCTGCGGGAGCTGCTCGCGCGCGTGCGGGCGCTGGTGCGCAGGGCGGGCACGGCGCCGCCGCAGGTGATGACGTTCGGCGCCTTCACGCTGGACCTGGGCCGGCGGGCGGTGCTGCGGGCGGACGGTAGCGAGGTGGACCTGACGCGCACGGAGTTCGACCTGCTGGCCTTCCTCCTGCGCCACCGGGACCGCGCGCTGCCCCGGGGTGAAATCCTGGACGCGGTGTGGGGCCGCGACGTCATCGTGGATCCGCGCACGGTGGACAACTTCGTGTCCAACCTGAAGAAGAAGCTCGGGTGGACGAGCGTGTCCGGCTTCACCATCCACACGCTGCGCGGCGTGGGCTACCGCATGGAGGTCCCGGGTGCTTCGCCGTCATGA
- a CDS encoding sensor histidine kinase, which translates to MLRRLLPTLMALGCGLLALGWGLVTLQRIFTQEREDARAQVRSRREALELLASEALRTTLDQRMKQHLPALNAAMGDPLLPAEGFYLRFRGHQFLPRVDWPRDGGAAPARATYEELAQALAQGPIPPPWQERLTRLRAVEAALDTGSDARTGAAVEALLRYHADHPLKTDEELPFTLLVVERLRRGEDTPPLIRALVGEGLPEELGGMTRGAGLQRDLLRARPRLTRADFDFLQARIVALSQELEEPSDAFQARVQEAGAGALVLPESVQEPSLLGEQWYVEPGTELVRGLAVDLGALLADLTKDLRARDLITKDGVVRLRPTGVVRPLSSPGLEVAMPGWAAAEADIEARYGLKTLLVAVCGALASAIAALAVVAQQRKYRFVELKSDFVSTVSHELRTPLASIRLLGETLERRLGHSPESGDYPTRIVRAAEGLHFLVENILSFNRIDKGRWALRPARFRLEEAVGTLRDDLLDAVQVPVELRSEVDDVELDADASLVRMLFANLGRNACLYNQRSPVVLTVRAYPQPGFGVTVLFSDNGLGIPQEEWERVFDDFYRLTTTGPEVHGSGLGLALCRRIMGLHQGSIQIASSSPEGTTFALTFPETRR; encoded by the coding sequence ATGCTGCGCCGACTCCTGCCCACATTGATGGCCCTGGGTTGTGGGCTGCTGGCCCTCGGCTGGGGCCTGGTGACCCTCCAGCGCATCTTCACCCAGGAGCGGGAGGACGCGCGCGCCCAGGTGCGCTCCCGCCGTGAGGCCCTGGAGCTGCTCGCGTCGGAGGCCCTGCGCACCACGCTGGATCAGCGCATGAAGCAGCACCTGCCCGCCTTGAACGCGGCCATGGGGGATCCGCTGCTGCCCGCGGAGGGCTTCTACCTGCGCTTTCGCGGCCACCAGTTCCTGCCGCGCGTGGACTGGCCCCGGGACGGCGGCGCGGCCCCCGCGAGGGCCACCTACGAAGAGCTGGCGCAGGCGCTGGCGCAGGGCCCCATTCCGCCCCCCTGGCAGGAGCGGCTGACGCGGCTGCGCGCGGTGGAGGCCGCCCTGGACACCGGCAGCGACGCGCGCACGGGCGCGGCGGTGGAGGCCCTGCTGCGCTACCACGCGGATCATCCGCTGAAGACCGACGAGGAGCTGCCCTTCACGCTGCTGGTGGTGGAGCGCCTGCGACGGGGGGAGGACACGCCGCCGCTGATCCGCGCGCTGGTGGGCGAGGGCCTCCCGGAGGAGCTGGGCGGCATGACGCGGGGCGCGGGCCTGCAAAGGGACCTGCTGCGCGCGCGGCCCCGGCTCACCCGGGCCGACTTCGACTTCCTCCAGGCGCGCATCGTGGCGCTGAGCCAGGAGCTGGAGGAGCCCAGCGACGCGTTCCAGGCCCGCGTCCAGGAAGCGGGCGCCGGGGCGCTGGTGCTGCCGGAGTCCGTCCAGGAGCCGTCGCTGCTGGGCGAGCAGTGGTACGTGGAGCCCGGCACGGAGCTGGTGCGCGGGCTGGCGGTGGACCTGGGCGCGCTGCTGGCGGACCTGACGAAGGACCTGCGCGCGCGCGACCTCATCACGAAGGACGGCGTGGTGCGGCTGCGGCCCACGGGCGTGGTGCGGCCCCTGTCCTCGCCGGGCCTGGAGGTGGCCATGCCCGGGTGGGCCGCGGCGGAGGCGGACATCGAGGCGCGCTACGGGCTCAAGACGCTGCTGGTGGCGGTGTGCGGCGCGCTCGCGTCGGCCATCGCCGCGCTGGCGGTGGTGGCCCAGCAGCGCAAGTACCGCTTCGTGGAGCTGAAGAGCGACTTCGTGTCCACCGTCTCCCACGAGCTGCGCACGCCGCTGGCGTCCATCCGCCTGCTGGGGGAGACGCTGGAGCGCAGGCTGGGCCACAGTCCCGAGTCCGGGGACTACCCCACCCGCATCGTGCGCGCGGCGGAGGGGCTCCACTTCCTCGTGGAGAACATCCTGTCGTTCAACCGCATCGACAAGGGGCGGTGGGCCCTGCGGCCGGCGCGCTTCCGGCTGGAGGAGGCGGTGGGCACGCTGCGCGACGACCTGCTGGATGCCGTGCAGGTGCCGGTGGAGCTGCGCTCGGAGGTGGACGACGTGGAGCTGGACGCGGACGCGTCGCTCGTGCGGATGCTGTTCGCCAACCTGGGCCGCAACGCGTGTCTGTACAACCAGCGCAGCCCGGTGGTGCTCACCGTGCGCGCGTACCCGCAGCCGGGCTTCGGCGTCACGGTGCTCTTCAGCGACAACGGCCTGGGCATCCCGCAGGAGGAGTGGGAGCGCGTCTTCGACGACTTCTACCGGCTGACGACGACCGGGCCGGAGGTGCACGGCAGTGGCCTGGGGCTGGCGCTGTGCCGCAGAATCATGGGCCTGCACCAGGGCAGCATCCAGATTGCCTCCTCCAGCCCGGAAGGCACCACCTTCGCGCTGACCTTTCCCGAGACGCGCCGATGA
- a CDS encoding lipoate--protein ligase, translating into MSQAPRVRILLSETYNPWFNLATEDWIFRELDTRAQTLFLWRNDNTVVIGRNQNPWSECNLTRMEEDKVFLARRTSGGGAVFHDLGNTCFTFLSAKEGYNKTANVTILLDALSRLGVKAQASGRNDLVIPLEDGPRKISGSAYRETKDRAFHHGTFLIGADLSRLANYLTPHPKKLESKGSASVRSRVMNLRDVQPEASHEALVKALIGAFCDFHGATAEPELLEPSFLESQPSLKRTFDHYASWDWRFGNAPRFSHQMVEYLSWGFFEVHVDAENGHVTRAQVFSDALYPDLVQDLQGALVGKPHSRDGMRQAVAEARSRHPAQERELGELEAWLMGQVEV; encoded by the coding sequence ATGTCTCAAGCACCGCGCGTCCGCATCCTCCTGTCGGAGACCTACAACCCCTGGTTCAACCTCGCGACCGAGGACTGGATCTTCCGCGAGCTGGACACCCGCGCGCAGACGCTCTTCCTGTGGCGCAACGACAACACCGTCGTCATCGGGCGCAACCAGAACCCCTGGTCCGAGTGCAACCTCACGCGCATGGAGGAGGACAAGGTCTTCCTCGCGCGGCGCACGAGCGGCGGCGGCGCGGTGTTCCACGACCTGGGCAACACCTGCTTCACCTTCCTGTCCGCCAAGGAGGGCTACAACAAGACGGCCAACGTCACCATCCTGCTCGACGCGCTGTCGCGCCTGGGCGTGAAGGCGCAGGCGTCCGGGCGCAACGACCTGGTGATTCCGCTGGAGGACGGGCCCCGGAAGATCAGCGGCAGCGCGTACCGCGAGACGAAGGACCGCGCGTTCCACCACGGCACGTTCCTCATCGGCGCGGACCTCTCACGGCTGGCCAACTACCTCACGCCGCACCCGAAGAAGCTGGAGTCCAAGGGCAGCGCGTCGGTGCGCTCGCGGGTGATGAACCTGCGCGACGTCCAGCCGGAGGCCTCGCACGAAGCGCTGGTGAAGGCGCTCATCGGCGCGTTCTGCGACTTCCACGGGGCGACCGCGGAGCCGGAGCTGCTGGAGCCGTCGTTCCTCGAAAGCCAGCCGTCGCTCAAGCGCACCTTCGACCACTACGCGTCATGGGACTGGCGCTTCGGCAACGCGCCCCGCTTCAGCCACCAGATGGTGGAGTACCTGTCCTGGGGCTTCTTCGAGGTCCACGTCGACGCGGAGAACGGCCATGTCACGCGCGCGCAGGTCTTCTCGGATGCGCTCTACCCGGACCTCGTGCAGGACCTGCAGGGAGCGCTCGTCGGCAAGCCGCACAGCCGCGACGGGATGCGGCAGGCCGTGGCCGAGGCCCGCTCCCGCCATCCGGCGCAGGAGCGGGAGCTGGGCGAACTGGAGGCGTGGTTGATGGGCCAGGTCGAGGTCTGA